The nucleotide sequence CGTGTATCTCCTCGGCAAGGAGCCGCCCGAGGTCCCCTGGGCGTCCCGCTGGCTGCGGTGGCCCGACTTCCGGCTGCCCGGTGACCGGGCGGAGGCGGCGGAGGTGCTGCGGGACGCCTGGGACCGGGCGGCCGTCGACCGGGTCGAGCTCGCGTGCGGCGGCGGCCGGGGCCGTACGGGTACCGCGCTGGCCTGTCTGGCGGTGCTGGACGGTGTACCGCCGGAGGAGGCCGTGGCGTACGTACGCCGGCACTACGACCGGCACGCGGTGGAGACCCCCTGGCAGCGGCGGTACGTACGACGGTTCGGGGCCTGACCGACGGGAGACGCGTCGGGGCTACGGCCGACGGGCGCGGAAGCGGAGGCTGCCGCCCCGCTCATGCACGGCCACGGCGACGTCGGTGAAGCCCGCCCTCGTCAGGCGTGCGGGCAGGGTCGCCGGGTCCACGACGTTCATGGTGTCGCGGAGGTGGACGAGCCGGAAGCGAAGGCTCGACCGGCTGTCGCTGCCGGCGAAGGTGCCGCCGGGGCGCAGCACCCGGAACGCCTCCGCGAAGATCCGGTCCTGCTGCTCGGCGGTCGGCACATGGTGGAGCATGGTGAAGCAGACGACCGAGTCGAACGACGTGTCCGGCAGCGGCATGGCCGCCCCGTCCGCGTGCACGATCCGGGCGCGCTCGCCCCAGGCGACGTCCAGCAGCCGGGCGGTCTCGGCGTCGACCTCGACGGCGGTCAGGTGCGGCACCTGTTCGACGAGGACCCGCAGGTTGGCGCCGTAACCGGGCCCGATCTCCAGGACGTCCGTGCCCAGGTCGACCCCGTCGAGCGCCCAGGGCAGCAGCAGCTCCCGCGTCTTGAGCGCCCACTTCTCGGAACTGCAGATCCTCTGGTGCATCTGATTCATCGGCATACCGCCGACGCTAGGCCCGCCCCCGCGCTGTCCACCACGGGCTAGGCTGCCGTCCCATGTCGCCAGACGGACAGCGGGGCGCGGGGGCCGGTGAACAGGAGGCCCACGAGGTGTGGTGGGACACCGGGCCGGTCGTCGAACGCACCCCGCCCGCCATGCTGCGCGGGCCGCACCCCACCGCGATCTTCATCGGGCACTTCGCCATGCCGCGCGGCACCGCCTTCTCCCGGCACTGGCACGCGGTCCACCAACTCGCCTGGTCCGCCAAGGGGTTGCTGCGGGTCACCACCCGGCGGGGCTCCTGGCTCCTGCCGCCCACCCTCGCCCTGTGGATCCCCGCGCGCGTCCCCCACACCACCGAGTCGGCCGGCGACACGGTGATGCGCAGCCCGTACGTGGACCCCGCGAGCTGCCCCGGCATCGACTGGCGGGAGCCGACCGTGGTGGCGGTGGGCCCGCTGCTCCAGGCGCTCATCGAACACCTCCTCCGCACGGACCTGCCCGCCGAGGCCCGCGCCCGCGCGGAGGCCGTCCTCCTCGACGTCCTGCACCCCGTCCCCGTCACCAGCGTCTCCGCCCCCGAGCCCCGCGACCCCAGGGCCCGCGAGGTCGCCCGCGCCCTCACCGCGAACCCGGCCGACCCCCGCCCCCTCGCCGCCTGGGGCACCCGGGCCGGCGCCAGCGGCCGCACCCTGGCCCGGCTCTTCGTCACCGAGACGGGCCTCGCCTTCGGCCAGTGGCGCGAGCAGGCCCGGATGCGCGCCGCGATGCCGCTGCTCGCCGAGGGCCTCCCCATCGAGTCCGTCGCCCACCGCGTCGGCTACGCCTCGGCCAGCTCCTTCGTCGCGGCGTTCCACCGGATCGTCGGGGTGACACCGCGCCAGTACTTCCCCGTGCGCCGCTGAGTGGCCGTGGCCACCGGTCCGGGCGGCGCGGCCGGAGATCAGGGCGACCCGCTCGCCCGGCCCATGGCACCCTGACCGTCTCGGCGGGACCGGTCTAGGAACCGGTACTCGCGGGCCCGTACAGCGCGTTCGGCGCGCCCGTCATCAGCGCCCAGTACCTGTCCCCGTACGACCAGTGCCACCACTCGGTGGGGTAGTTGACCAGCCCGGCCGTGGTGAGGGCCGCGCTCAGGATGCGGCGGTTGCGGCGGGCGGCGTCGGAGATGTTCGGCGCGTCGGTGTAGCAGGCGTCGTCGCTCTCCTCGGGGCTGGCGTCGAGACGGGTGCCCATGTCGAGCTCCTCCCCGGCGGCGGTGCACAGGGTCAGGTCGACCGCGGCGCCCGCGACATGCGGCCCGATCTCCGGCGGGGAGAGGGAACGGCTGGCCTGGACGTGGAGGTGCTCCTCCGACCAGTCGGGGTTGGCGAGGCGCAGTTCGGCGGCGTACCTCTCGAAGTACTCGATCTGCAGGGCGAGCGGCCGGTACCCCTCGGTGACCAGCAGCCGCAGCCCGTCCGGAAGCAGCCGGGCGGCGCGGGCGAGGCGCCAGACGACGCCCTCGCGCAGGTGCGCGTACGAGCCCTCGGGGTCGGCCTGGCGGGAGTCGACCACGACGAAGGGCAGCTCCCGCAGGTCGACGAGGGGCTCACCGCACTCCTGGACCGGGACACCGGCGACCTCGGGGTCGCTCATGAGGATGATCGAAGGCATGCGTCGTCCCCCACCGGGCGGGAGGTGTGCGGCGGGGTGCGTGGCAGCACCCCGGGGAGGGACCTGATCCCCTGATGTCCCTCCCCGGGGGCTTCCCCCCTTGAGTGGTGGTCTGCGGCCTGGAGCCGGGCGTTCCCCCCGCCCGTCCTGCGGTTCCGAACCCACTGTTGTCACGTTCCCACCGGTCCGTCCCCTGTGCGCTCCGGTGGGCGGACCGGCCGGGCGGTGGTCGCCCGGCCGATCTGTCGCTCCCCCGAGAACACCGAGAATGGCGCACTCCGCTGCAAGTTCTCTGCAAGTCCGCCGCAAGCGGGTTTCAGCCTGCCCGACGGTCCGGAACGAGCCGGTCACTCCGTGTCCCCGACGAGGCCGGGGACCTCTCCTCAGGCAAGGCCCGCCGGGTCGAGACCGGCCCCCGGATCACGCGGGTCACCCCGATCGCACCCACGGCCACGGCTCGTGCCGTTCGCGGGCCTCGCAGACGTCGAACACGGCCATGGCCTCGGCCCGCAGCGCGTCGGCACCGGCCCGATCGCCGAGCACGGCCCGTACGACGGACAGGTTGCGCAGGGCGCGGGCCCGGGGCAGGGGCAGGGCGAGGACGCCCCAGAGGGCGGCGGACGCGGTCAGCAGCGCCTCCGCGTCCGTCAGCCGCCCGTCGGCCAGCGCGCACTCGCCGAGCGTCCGCAGCGTCAGGGCCTCGCCGAAACGGTCCTCGTGGACCCGGCAGACCTCCAGGATCTCGTGCAGCTCCGCCTCCGCCTCCCGGGTGTGCCCCAGCCGCAGCCGGGCCTTGGCCCGGGCCCGCAGCGCGTACGCCGCCATGTGCGGGTCGCCGATCGCGCGCAGGATCTCCAGCGCCTGCTCGGCCACGCGCGCGGCCTCCTCGTACGCGCCGAGCGAGCGGTGCACCAGGCTGAGCGTGCGCAGCGCCAGGGCCTCACCGCGCCGGCTGCCGAGCCGCCGGTACGCCCGCAGCGACTCGTCGAGCAGCGGGAACGCGCCCTCCTGGTCGCCGAGTTCGAGGCGTACGGAACCGCCGTACCGGCAGGCGACGCCGACCCCGGTGTCGTCGCCGACCCGCCGGAAGCCGTCGGCGGCGTCGGTCAGGGCACGTTCCGCGTCGCGCAGTTCGCCGACCTCACGGCAGGCGCTGCCGAGGCCGGCGAGGGCGGCGGACCGGCCGCGTACGTCACCGAGTTCCGTACAGATGCGCTCCGCCGTGCGGAAGTACTCCTGGGACTCGGCGATGCGGTCCTGCTCGTAGCGGAGTTGCCCCAGGCCGATGATCAGCAGGGCCTCACCCGAGCGGTCCTCGGCGCGGCGGGCTGCCGCGAGGGCGGCGTCGTGGCTGCGCCACCAGGCGTCGAAGCGGTTCTTGATGGCGAACGAGGAGGAGCACAGGGCCGCCGCGGCTTCGCAGGCGAGGCTGTGCAGGCCCATGGCCGCCGCCCGCTCCACCGCGTTGGTGAGGGCGTCGGCCTCCGCGTCGAACCAGGCGAAGGGGTCCGCGAGGGCACGGCGGGTGGTTCGTTCGCCCACCGGGGCGGGGGTGTCGGCCGGTTGGCGGTTGCCGGTCGTGTGTGGTTGCTCACGCCCGCGGGGTGGAGCCGCAGGTGCGGCGGTCCCGCGCCGCTTGAGACTGAACCCCTGTCTCAGGATCACCGCCCCCGAGGGAGATTCCTCCGTCACCCTGTCCATCAGCCACAGACCGGCTGACAACGCCCGGCCGACCGCCGCCGTGCGGTCACCGACCGGGTCCTCGGTCTCCGCGCGCTCGACGGCGTAGACGCGGACCAGGTCGTGCAGGCGGTAGCGGGGCTGGCCGACCTGGTCGGTGCCGGGGCAGTTGATCAGCTGGGCGTCCAGGAGCCGTTCGAGGATCTCCTCGGCCTCGTCCTCCGGCATACCGGAGAGCGCGGCCACCGCCCACACGGCGAGGTCCGCCGAGCCCAGTGTGGCGATCCTGCGCAGCACCCGGCGGGCGCATCCGTCCAGGGCCTGGTAGCTGAGGCCGAGGCCGGCCCTTACCTCCAGGTCACCCACGGACAGCTCGTCGAGGCGGCGGTGTTCGTCGGCGAGGCGCTCGGCGAGCACGCTGGGCGTCCAGTGCCGCCGGGTCGCCAGGCGGGCGCCCGCGATCCGCAGCGCCAGCGGCAGCCCGCCGCACAGCTCCACGATCCGCCGGGCGGCGGCCTGTTCGAGCGGGTCGTCCGGGGTGCGTGCCGGGCCCGTGACCCTGGTGAGCAGTTCGAGGCCGCGTGCGTCGTCCAGGACGTCCAGGTCGGTGCGCCGGGCCCCGACGAGCCCGCCGAGCCGGGCCCGTGAGGTCACCAGGACCCCGCAGGTGGCGCTGCCCGGCAGCAGTGGCCGTACCTGGGCCTCGCCGTTCGCGTCGTCCAGGACCAGCAGGATCCGCCGTCCGGCGACGAGGCTGCGGAACAGGTCGCCGCGTTCGGCCGTGTCCTCGGGCGGGTCCGCGCCGAGCGCCCGCAGCAGCCGGCCCAGCACCTCGGCGGGCGGTACGGGCTCGCTGAAGCCGTGCAGTTCGGCGTACAGCTGCCCGTCGGGATAGTCGCCGGCGACCCGGTGCGCGGCCTGCACGGCGAGCGCCGACTTGCCCACCCCGGCTGCCCCCGACACCACGACGACGGGCATCGCCTCCCGCTCGCCGGTCAACCCCTCGACGACCCCCGCCAGTTCCTCCTCCCGCCCGGTGAAGTCCCCGATGGCGGGCGGGAGAAGGGACACCCGCCGGGGTACGGAGGCCTGCTGCGGGGCGGCGGTGGCCGTCGTGGCGGCGAGCAGGGCCGGGTCGGCCCGCAGGATCGCCTCGTACAGCCGGTTCAGCTCCGGGCCCGGGTCGAGCCCCAGCTCCTCGGCGAGCACGGCCCGCCCCTCCGCGTACACGGCCAGCGCGTCGGCCTGCCGGCCCAGCCGGTACAGGCCCAGCATCAGCTGCCCGCGCGGCCGCTCCCGGGTCGGACGGGTCTCGACCAGTGCGGTCAGCTCGGTGACCAGCTCCGCCTCGTGCCCGCCGGCCTCCAGCTCGGCGGCGATGCGTTCCTCCAGGGCCGCCTGCCGGGCCTCCTCCAGCCACCCGGCCTCACCCCGCAGCGCTTCCCCGACGCCGCCGAGCGCGGGTCCGTGCCACAGCTCCAGCGCCTCCCGCAGCAGCCGGGCGGCCTCCGTGTGGTTCCCGTCGACGGCGGCCCGCCGCCCGTCCGCCGTGCGCGCCTCGAACTCCGCCAGATCGACCCGCCCGACCCCGGGCCGCATCACGTATCCCGGCGGCCGGGTCTCGATCGCCTCCGCCGCCTCGGCGGGCAGGGCCCGCCGCAGTGCCGACACATACGTCTGCACCAGCGCCCGCGCGGTGTCGGGGGGCTCCTCCCCCCAGATCACGTCCACCAGCGCGTCCGCGGGCACCACCTGCCCGGCCCGCAGCAGCAGCGCGGCCAGCAGCGCACGCGGTTTCGGCCCGCCCAGCCGCAGGGGTCTGTCACCGTGCCACGCCTCTACCGGGCCGAGCAGTCGGAATTCCAGCTCCACGGGTCCCCATCTTCCGTGCCGTCGGACCGCCGGGACAGCGGTTGCTCACGCAACGTTCGACGCTCATCCACGCCGAGTGGTTTCCCAGGACGCGTGGTGCGTCGGCGACTTGTCGAAAACGGGGGAACCAAAGGGAATCTTAGGTGGACAACGCGGAGATTCCCCACGTAAGTGAGGACCACCTGTGGTGATGCGGTGCGGGAGAGGTGGGGCCTGCGGGGGTGCGGGACGGACCGTCCGGAAGGCCGGCCGCCCCCGACGGCGAGGCCCTCCACCCCGGTCCCCGGCGAAAGCGCGGCATGTGTGTCCGTGCATTCCAGGTTCGTCGGTCAGGGCCCAACGCTTTTGCGCCGCCCGGAAGTTGTACAGGACAGACTCCTGCCGAGTTTAGGCACGGCGGGTCACCAGAAAGATGCGAAGAGTGAAATTCGATGGTGTGGGGGAGCACCGTGAAGGCAGTGCGGGAAGGGCCTGGGGGACGACACTCGGCGGGCGCGTCGAAGAGGCGGAGGATTTGGTGGAGGAATTGCGGCGGACAGTCGGAAAGGCAGGAATTGTTCTGCCTGTACCGGCCATTTCGGCGGCGACCCTGCGGTGAGCGGTCACGGGAAGAAGCCGACGATCGGCACCTACGCGGTCGACACCCGCACCGGGAAGGTCGGCCGGGTCATGGGCCACGAGGGGCCGTACGTACAGCTGCGGCCGGTCGGCGGAGGGAGAGAAT is from Streptomyces sp. NBC_01314 and encodes:
- a CDS encoding protein phosphatase, which codes for MSGERREAIESWDPADPGVLRLPSGRLVRGRGLRHPLPDGTVPTYAVYLLGKEPPEVPWASRWLRWPDFRLPGDRAEAAEVLRDAWDRAAVDRVELACGGGRGRTGTALACLAVLDGVPPEEAVAYVRRHYDRHAVETPWQRRYVRRFGA
- a CDS encoding M15 family metallopeptidase, which encodes MPSIILMSDPEVAGVPVQECGEPLVDLRELPFVVVDSRQADPEGSYAHLREGVVWRLARAARLLPDGLRLLVTEGYRPLALQIEYFERYAAELRLANPDWSEEHLHVQASRSLSPPEIGPHVAGAAVDLTLCTAAGEELDMGTRLDASPEESDDACYTDAPNISDAARRNRRILSAALTTAGLVNYPTEWWHWSYGDRYWALMTGAPNALYGPASTGS
- a CDS encoding helix-turn-helix domain-containing protein; this encodes MSPDGQRGAGAGEQEAHEVWWDTGPVVERTPPAMLRGPHPTAIFIGHFAMPRGTAFSRHWHAVHQLAWSAKGLLRVTTRRGSWLLPPTLALWIPARVPHTTESAGDTVMRSPYVDPASCPGIDWREPTVVAVGPLLQALIEHLLRTDLPAEARARAEAVLLDVLHPVPVTSVSAPEPRDPRAREVARALTANPADPRPLAAWGTRAGASGRTLARLFVTETGLAFGQWREQARMRAAMPLLAEGLPIESVAHRVGYASASSFVAAFHRIVGVTPRQYFPVRR
- a CDS encoding BTAD domain-containing putative transcriptional regulator produces the protein MELEFRLLGPVEAWHGDRPLRLGGPKPRALLAALLLRAGQVVPADALVDVIWGEEPPDTARALVQTYVSALRRALPAEAAEAIETRPPGYVMRPGVGRVDLAEFEARTADGRRAAVDGNHTEAARLLREALELWHGPALGGVGEALRGEAGWLEEARQAALEERIAAELEAGGHEAELVTELTALVETRPTRERPRGQLMLGLYRLGRQADALAVYAEGRAVLAEELGLDPGPELNRLYEAILRADPALLAATTATAAPQQASVPRRVSLLPPAIGDFTGREEELAGVVEGLTGEREAMPVVVVSGAAGVGKSALAVQAAHRVAGDYPDGQLYAELHGFSEPVPPAEVLGRLLRALGADPPEDTAERGDLFRSLVAGRRILLVLDDANGEAQVRPLLPGSATCGVLVTSRARLGGLVGARRTDLDVLDDARGLELLTRVTGPARTPDDPLEQAAARRIVELCGGLPLALRIAGARLATRRHWTPSVLAERLADEHRRLDELSVGDLEVRAGLGLSYQALDGCARRVLRRIATLGSADLAVWAVAALSGMPEDEAEEILERLLDAQLINCPGTDQVGQPRYRLHDLVRVYAVERAETEDPVGDRTAAVGRALSAGLWLMDRVTEESPSGAVILRQGFSLKRRGTAAPAAPPRGREQPHTTGNRQPADTPAPVGERTTRRALADPFAWFDAEADALTNAVERAAAMGLHSLACEAAAALCSSSFAIKNRFDAWWRSHDAALAAARRAEDRSGEALLIIGLGQLRYEQDRIAESQEYFRTAERICTELGDVRGRSAALAGLGSACREVGELRDAERALTDAADGFRRVGDDTGVGVACRYGGSVRLELGDQEGAFPLLDESLRAYRRLGSRRGEALALRTLSLVHRSLGAYEEAARVAEQALEILRAIGDPHMAAYALRARAKARLRLGHTREAEAELHEILEVCRVHEDRFGEALTLRTLGECALADGRLTDAEALLTASAALWGVLALPLPRARALRNLSVVRAVLGDRAGADALRAEAMAVFDVCEARERHEPWPWVRSG
- a CDS encoding class I SAM-dependent methyltransferase, with protein sequence MPMNQMHQRICSSEKWALKTRELLLPWALDGVDLGTDVLEIGPGYGANLRVLVEQVPHLTAVEVDAETARLLDVAWGERARIVHADGAAMPLPDTSFDSVVCFTMLHHVPTAEQQDRIFAEAFRVLRPGGTFAGSDSRSSLRFRLVHLRDTMNVVDPATLPARLTRAGFTDVAVAVHERGGSLRFRARRP